In a genomic window of Gossypium arboreum isolate Shixiya-1 chromosome 7, ASM2569848v2, whole genome shotgun sequence:
- the LOC108476739 gene encoding uncharacterized protein LOC108476739 produces the protein MSRRFIGPYEIIERVGPVAYRLALPPELQKINDVFDVSMLRRDRSDSYHVILVEEIEVKHDLTYEEEPVKILSQEVNELRNRRVPLVKVLWRNHNIGKATWKLEETMKSQYPYLFPAIDNPVSSKAKEKAKVTDE, from the exons ATGAGTCGTAGATTTATAGGACCGTATGAAATTATTGAGAGAGtgggaccagttgcttatcgtCTAGCTCTACCACCAGAATTGCAAAAGATTAATGACGTATTTGATGTGTCAATGCTCAGACGAGACCGTTCTGACTCATATCATGTGATTTTGgtagaagaaattgaagttaaacATGATTTgacttatgaggaagaaccggtgAAAATCTTATCTCAAGAAGTGAACGAGCTAAGAAATAGGCGTGTACCACTGGTGAAAGTTCTATGGCGTAATCATAATATAGGAAAAGCGACCTGGAAACTAGAGGAAACAATGAAATCCCAATACCCTTATCTTTTTCCAG CTATTGACAATCCGGTTTCTTCAAAAGCGAAGGAAAAAGCTAAAGTCACCGACGAGTAG